One genomic region from Sphingomicrobium aestuariivivum encodes:
- the hemF gene encoding oxygen-dependent coproporphyrinogen oxidase — MQQLDDQQQAARDWFEALRDRICAAFEGIEREAGSDATFDYASWKREDPSGADGGGGTRGTMKGKVFEKVGVNVSTVGGEFSPEFAPSIPGAEEDPRFFATGISLVAHMANPHVPAVHMNTRMITTTKRWFGGGADLNPAIPYEEDTEAFHARLRAACAAHDPTYYEKFKKWADDYFYLPHRQRHRGVGGIFYDRLDAQGDLFEPHFAFTRDVGEAFLDIFPQIVRRRMDSDWTEEDMGQLLDFRGRYVEFNLLYDRGTLFGLKTGGNVDAILMSLPPLARWE; from the coding sequence ATGCAACAGCTTGACGATCAGCAACAGGCCGCCCGCGACTGGTTCGAGGCGCTCCGTGACCGCATTTGCGCCGCCTTCGAAGGAATCGAGCGCGAGGCCGGCTCCGACGCCACCTTCGATTACGCCAGCTGGAAGCGCGAGGATCCCTCGGGCGCCGACGGCGGCGGCGGCACGCGCGGCACCATGAAGGGCAAGGTCTTCGAGAAGGTCGGCGTCAACGTCTCGACCGTGGGCGGCGAGTTCAGCCCCGAATTCGCCCCCTCGATTCCCGGCGCCGAGGAAGACCCGCGCTTCTTCGCCACCGGAATCAGCCTCGTCGCGCACATGGCCAACCCCCATGTCCCCGCCGTCCACATGAACACGCGCATGATCACCACGACCAAGCGCTGGTTCGGCGGCGGTGCCGATCTCAATCCCGCCATTCCCTACGAGGAAGACACCGAGGCCTTCCATGCGCGCCTGCGCGCCGCCTGCGCCGCGCACGACCCGACCTATTATGAGAAATTCAAGAAGTGGGCGGACGACTATTTCTATTTGCCCCATCGCCAGCGCCATCGCGGCGTCGGCGGCATCTTCTATGATCGCCTCGATGCGCAAGGCGACCTGTTCGAGCCGCATTTCGCCTTCACCCGCGATGTCGGCGAGGCCTTCCTCGACATCTTCCCGCAGATCGTGCGGCGGCGGATGGACAGCGACTGGACCGAGGAGGACATGGGGCAGCTGCTCGACTTCCGCGGCCGCTATGTCGAGTTCAACCTGCTCTATGACCGCGGCACATTGTTCGGCCTCAAGACCGGCGGCAATGTCGATGCGATCCTGATGAGCCTGCCCCCGCTCGCGCGCTGGGAATAG
- the lipB gene encoding lipoyl(octanoyl) transferase LipB, with protein sequence MTVEWQQSDAPVPYEEALADMTARAAAIRETGAPERIWLLEHPPLFTAGTSADPAELFNPDGFPVYEAGRGGRYTYHGPGQRVGYLNLDLGKRGRDIRRFVHLLEGWMIDALGELGVEARREPGRIGIWTGHGPDEAKIGAIGVRVKRWVTLHGFSINVAPDLSHFGGIVPCGISEFGVTSLEKLGAPSDMASIDAALKKHADNFLAQLHAKCEQDACNS encoded by the coding sequence ATGACCGTCGAATGGCAGCAGTCGGACGCCCCCGTCCCTTACGAGGAAGCGCTCGCGGACATGACCGCGCGCGCCGCCGCGATCCGCGAGACCGGCGCGCCTGAGCGCATCTGGCTGCTCGAACATCCGCCGCTCTTCACCGCGGGCACCAGCGCCGATCCGGCCGAACTGTTCAACCCCGACGGCTTCCCCGTCTACGAGGCGGGCCGCGGCGGGCGCTACACCTATCACGGCCCCGGCCAGCGGGTCGGCTACCTCAACCTCGACCTCGGAAAACGCGGGCGTGACATCCGCCGCTTCGTCCACCTCCTCGAAGGCTGGATGATCGACGCATTGGGCGAACTCGGCGTCGAGGCCCGCCGCGAGCCCGGCCGCATCGGCATCTGGACCGGCCACGGCCCCGACGAAGCCAAGATCGGCGCCATCGGCGTGCGGGTGAAGCGCTGGGTCACGCTCCACGGCTTCTCGATCAACGTCGCGCCCGACCTCAGCCACTTCGGCGGCATCGTGCCCTGCGGCATCTCGGAGTTCGGCGTCACCAGCCTCGAGAAGCTCGGCGCGCCGTCCGACATGGCCAGCATCGACGCTGCCCTGAAGAAACATGCCGACAACTTCCTTGCGCAGCTCCACGCCAAGTGCGAGCAAGACGCCTGCAACAGCTAA
- the queE gene encoding 7-carboxy-7-deazaguanine synthase, producing MAYAVKEIFLTLQGEGMQAGARAVFLRFAGCNLWSGLERDREKAVCQFCDTDFVGTDGVNGGKFATAEALAEAVAGLWGEGKANRMVVITGGEPLLQLDGALIDALHAQGFRISVESNGTLQAPEGIDWLCISPKFGSELVQRSGDELKLVWPQPFDLDELEALDFDHFLLQPMDGEQVEENTDAAIALVMERPKWRLTLQTHKLLGLA from the coding sequence ATGGCCTATGCGGTCAAAGAGATTTTCCTGACCCTGCAGGGCGAGGGGATGCAGGCCGGCGCGCGGGCGGTGTTCCTGCGCTTTGCGGGGTGCAACCTGTGGTCGGGGCTCGAGCGCGACCGCGAGAAAGCCGTGTGCCAGTTCTGCGATACCGATTTCGTCGGCACCGACGGGGTGAATGGCGGCAAGTTCGCCACGGCCGAGGCGCTGGCGGAGGCGGTCGCGGGCCTGTGGGGAGAGGGCAAGGCGAACCGGATGGTGGTGATCACCGGCGGCGAGCCGCTGTTGCAGCTTGATGGGGCGCTGATCGACGCGCTCCATGCGCAGGGCTTCCGGATTTCGGTCGAGAGCAATGGCACGCTTCAGGCGCCCGAGGGGATCGACTGGCTGTGCATCAGCCCCAAGTTCGGCTCGGAACTGGTGCAGCGCTCGGGCGACGAATTGAAGCTGGTCTGGCCGCAGCCGTTCGATCTCGACGAACTGGAAGCATTGGATTTCGACCATTTCCTCCTGCAGCCGATGGACGGCGAGCAGGTGGAGGAAAATACCGACGCGGCGATCGCGCTGGTGATGGAGCGGCCGAAATGGCGGCTCACCCTCCAGACGCATAAATTGCTGGGGCTGGCCTAG
- the queC gene encoding 7-cyano-7-deazaguanine synthase QueC — MKKKAVILLSGGLDSMVCAGLAREAGYEIHALTIDYNQRHRVELEAAKAIAAQVGAAEHVVLPLDLTAFGGSALTADIDVPKEGVGEGIPVTYVPARNTVFLSLCLAYAETRGANDIFIGVNSLDYSGYPDCRPDFIAQFERLAQLATKAGDEGQVMRIRTPLQDMTKADIAREAHRLGMDAGLSHSCYDPGPDGGACGACDSCRLRHKGFVEAGLPDPTRYAEGVEPA; from the coding sequence ATGAAGAAAAAAGCGGTCATCCTCCTGTCGGGCGGGCTCGATTCGATGGTCTGCGCGGGGCTTGCGCGCGAGGCCGGTTACGAGATCCACGCGCTCACCATCGATTACAACCAGCGCCACCGGGTGGAGCTGGAAGCGGCAAAGGCGATCGCGGCGCAGGTCGGCGCGGCAGAGCATGTGGTGCTGCCCCTCGACCTCACCGCCTTCGGCGGCTCGGCGCTGACCGCCGACATCGACGTGCCCAAGGAGGGCGTGGGCGAGGGCATTCCGGTGACCTATGTGCCCGCGCGCAACACGGTCTTCCTCTCGCTCTGCCTCGCTTATGCCGAGACGCGCGGGGCGAACGACATCTTCATCGGCGTCAACAGCCTCGACTATTCGGGCTATCCCGACTGTCGCCCCGACTTCATCGCCCAGTTCGAACGCCTCGCGCAGCTTGCCACGAAGGCGGGCGACGAGGGGCAGGTGATGCGCATTCGCACGCCATTGCAGGACATGACCAAGGCCGACATCGCGCGCGAGGCGCATCGCCTCGGCATGGACGCGGGGCTGAGCCACAGCTGCTACGATCCCGGCCCCGACGGCGGCGCCTGCGGCGCGTGTGACAGCTGCCGCCTGCGCCACAAGGGCTTCGTCGAGGCGGGGCTGCCCGATCCGACGCGCTATGCGGAAGGGGTGGAGCCCGCCTGA
- a CDS encoding DUF3617 domain-containing protein, whose amino-acid sequence MIGLTALGFGLGGTAALGMEHQGKPHLLKSVESGLWEVTKPGSKAAPKRICLADVSLLAQFEHMGRQCTRMTVSEKGDTALMRYTCTSGGFGSSDMQVVTPRSLRIQTQGIKDGLPFHDTLHARRVGSC is encoded by the coding sequence ATGATCGGTTTGACCGCGCTGGGCTTCGGCCTTGGCGGCACCGCTGCGCTTGGCATGGAGCACCAGGGCAAGCCGCATCTCCTGAAGAGTGTCGAGAGCGGCTTGTGGGAAGTGACCAAGCCCGGCTCGAAGGCCGCGCCCAAGCGCATCTGCCTCGCCGATGTCTCGCTGCTCGCGCAGTTCGAGCATATGGGCCGCCAGTGCACGCGCATGACCGTCTCCGAGAAGGGCGATACGGCGCTGATGCGCTATACCTGCACGAGCGGCGGCTTCGGCTCGAGCGACATGCAGGTGGTGACGCCGCGCTCGCTCCGCATCCAGACGCAGGGCATCAAGGACGGCCTGCCGTTCCATGACACGCTGCACGCAAGGCGCGTCGGTAGCTGCTAG
- the hslO gene encoding Hsp33 family molecular chaperone HslO, which translates to MADTERTDLSHDVVTGAMLPTRGARGRLVRLTHALDAILAPHEYPPVIEKLLAEALALAALLGSLLKDEKGQITMQAQTENGVVDLLVCDYHQGQLRGHVKYDKERLVEAGPEPTLFQLFGKGYLAITFDQPTRKERYQGIAPIEGADIGEVAQSYFAQSEQIPSLVRVHAEKKDDHWVAGGLMFQHLPEGEEGRDRLHTKLDHPDWPHVAILAGSVRPEELVDRSLPLDDLLWRLFHEEDEVRLLGSTGLSKGCRCSPEYIKTVIARFPPAEQREMVADDGFIRVDCAFCATSFPIAPVVEGDVPDGDSGDGV; encoded by the coding sequence ATGGCCGACACCGAGCGCACCGACCTGTCCCACGACGTCGTGACCGGCGCGATGCTCCCCACACGGGGGGCGCGCGGGCGGTTGGTGCGGCTCACCCATGCGCTCGACGCCATCCTCGCGCCGCATGAATATCCGCCCGTCATCGAGAAGTTGCTCGCCGAGGCGCTCGCCCTCGCGGCGCTCCTCGGCTCGCTCCTCAAGGACGAGAAGGGGCAGATCACCATGCAGGCGCAGACCGAGAATGGCGTCGTCGACCTCCTCGTCTGCGATTATCACCAGGGGCAGCTTCGCGGGCATGTGAAATATGACAAGGAGCGGCTCGTCGAGGCGGGGCCCGAGCCGACGCTGTTCCAGCTGTTCGGCAAGGGCTATCTCGCCATTACCTTCGACCAGCCGACCCGCAAGGAGCGCTACCAGGGCATCGCCCCGATCGAGGGCGCGGATATCGGCGAGGTGGCGCAGAGCTATTTCGCCCAGTCGGAGCAGATCCCGAGCCTCGTGCGCGTCCATGCCGAGAAGAAGGACGATCACTGGGTCGCGGGCGGGCTGATGTTCCAGCACCTCCCCGAGGGCGAGGAAGGCCGCGACCGGCTCCACACCAAGCTCGACCATCCCGACTGGCCGCATGTCGCCATCCTGGCGGGATCGGTCCGGCCCGAGGAGTTGGTCGACAGGAGCCTTCCGCTCGACGATCTGCTCTGGCGTCTCTTCCACGAAGAGGATGAAGTGCGGCTGCTCGGTTCGACCGGGCTGTCGAAAGGGTGCCGATGCTCGCCGGAATATATCAAGACCGTCATTGCCCGCTTTCCGCCTGCCGAGCAGCGCGAGATGGTGGCCGACGACGGCTTCATCCGCGTCGACTGCGCCTTCTGCGCGACGAGTTTCCCGATCGCGCCCGTGGTCGAGGGCGATGTGCCGGACGGGGACAGCGGCGACGGCGTTTAA
- a CDS encoding aspartate aminotransferase family protein, whose translation MTIPALMPVYPRCDVRPVKGEGPYLFGENGEKWLDFASGIAVNLLGHDHPHLVGAIQKQAATLMHVSNLYGSPQGEHCAQRLVDNSFADTVFFTNSGAESVECMIKTIRRFHVVDGNPHKKDIITFKMAFHGRTMATISAANQEKLHDGFEPLLPGFTYVDFDDLAGAEAAITENTAGFIVEPVQGEGGIRPASQEFMQGLRALADKHGLLLGLDEVQCGVARTGTLYAYEQYGITPDVLASAKGLGGGFPVGACLATEHAAKGMTFGTHGSTYGGNPLAMAAVEAVLDVVANDEFLAEVKAKGERLRGALEQMIGNHPDLFESVRGMGLMLGIKMTDKVVSRAFVGWLRSQGLLAVAAGENVMRVLPPLNITDEHISEFVEKLSAAAGKYEIPAS comes from the coding sequence ATGACGATTCCCGCGCTGATGCCGGTCTATCCCCGTTGCGACGTCCGGCCGGTGAAGGGCGAAGGCCCTTATCTCTTTGGCGAGAATGGCGAGAAGTGGCTCGACTTCGCCAGCGGGATCGCGGTCAACCTCCTCGGTCACGACCATCCGCATCTCGTCGGCGCGATCCAGAAACAGGCCGCCACGCTGATGCACGTGTCGAACCTCTACGGCAGCCCGCAGGGCGAGCATTGCGCGCAGCGCCTCGTCGACAACAGCTTTGCCGACACCGTCTTCTTCACCAACTCGGGCGCCGAGAGCGTGGAGTGCATGATCAAGACGATCCGCCGCTTCCACGTCGTCGACGGCAATCCGCACAAGAAGGACATCATCACCTTCAAGATGGCCTTCCACGGGCGCACGATGGCGACCATCTCGGCGGCCAACCAGGAAAAGCTCCACGACGGCTTCGAGCCGCTGCTGCCGGGCTTCACCTATGTCGACTTCGACGACCTCGCGGGCGCCGAGGCGGCGATCACCGAAAATACCGCGGGCTTCATCGTCGAGCCGGTGCAGGGCGAGGGCGGCATCCGTCCCGCCAGCCAGGAATTCATGCAGGGCCTGCGGGCGCTCGCCGACAAGCACGGCCTGCTCCTCGGCCTCGATGAAGTGCAGTGCGGCGTGGCGCGTACCGGTACGCTCTATGCCTATGAGCAATATGGCATCACCCCCGACGTCCTCGCCTCGGCCAAGGGGCTGGGCGGCGGCTTCCCCGTCGGTGCCTGCCTTGCCACCGAACATGCCGCCAAGGGCATGACCTTCGGCACCCATGGCTCGACCTATGGCGGCAATCCGCTCGCCATGGCGGCGGTCGAGGCGGTGCTCGACGTCGTCGCGAACGACGAATTCCTCGCCGAGGTGAAGGCCAAGGGCGAGCGCCTGCGCGGCGCGCTCGAGCAGATGATCGGCAACCATCCCGACCTGTTCGAGAGCGTGCGCGGCATGGGGCTGATGCTCGGCATCAAGATGACCGACAAGGTCGTCAGCCGCGCCTTTGTTGGCTGGCTGCGCAGCCAAGGCCTGCTCGCGGTCGCGGCGGGCGAGAATGTCATGCGCGTGCTGCCGCCGCTCAACATCACCGACGAGCATATCAGCGAGTTCGTGGAGAAGCTGTCGGCAGCGGCCGGCAAGTATGAGATCCCCGCAAGCTGA
- a CDS encoding ABC transporter permease, with the protein MSENQNPQWSNAPYGKPILGAVNTGGLKTLYIKEVRRFFKVQLQTVWGPAVTTLLYLAIFTIALGRGGREMMGVPFADFLAPGLIVMGMIQASFANASFSLLVGKIQGTIVDYLMPPLSTGELMAGLVGAAVTRGFLVGGAVWLVMLLWPGVSVIPVHPLAALYFGLMGTLMLSFLGLLTSFWAEKFDHAAMVTNFVVAPLALLSGTFYSVEALSEGFQAASHANPFFYVISGFRYGFIGVADSPVTTGAILLAILNIILFGLCYRLLDKGWKIKN; encoded by the coding sequence ATGAGTGAAAACCAAAATCCGCAATGGTCGAACGCACCGTATGGCAAGCCGATCCTCGGCGCCGTCAACACGGGCGGTCTCAAGACCCTCTATATCAAGGAGGTGCGGCGGTTCTTCAAGGTCCAGCTGCAAACTGTCTGGGGACCGGCGGTCACGACGCTGCTTTATCTCGCCATCTTCACCATCGCGCTGGGGCGCGGCGGGCGCGAGATGATGGGGGTGCCCTTCGCCGACTTCCTCGCGCCGGGCCTCATCGTCATGGGGATGATCCAGGCGTCCTTCGCCAATGCCAGCTTCTCGCTGCTGGTCGGCAAGATCCAGGGGACGATCGTCGATTATCTCATGCCGCCCCTGTCGACGGGCGAATTGATGGCAGGGCTCGTGGGCGCGGCGGTGACACGCGGTTTCCTCGTCGGCGGCGCGGTGTGGCTGGTCATGCTGCTGTGGCCGGGCGTGAGCGTCATCCCCGTGCATCCGCTCGCGGCGCTCTATTTCGGGCTGATGGGCACGCTGATGCTGAGCTTCCTCGGCCTCCTTACCAGCTTCTGGGCAGAAAAGTTCGACCATGCCGCGATGGTGACCAATTTCGTGGTGGCGCCGCTGGCGCTGCTGTCGGGCACCTTCTATTCGGTCGAGGCCTTGAGCGAGGGCTTCCAGGCGGCAAGCCATGCCAACCCCTTCTTCTACGTCATCTCGGGCTTCCGCTATGGCTTCATCGGGGTGGCCGACTCGCCGGTGACGACGGGCGCGATCCTGCTCGCGATCCTGAACATCATCCTGTTCGGATTGTGCTACCGGCTCCTCGACAAGGGCTGGAAAATCAAGAATTAG
- a CDS encoding GcrA family cell cycle regulator — protein sequence MSWTDERIDRLKAMWAEGKTASQIAEDLGGVSRNAVIGKAHRLGLESRPSPVKSGEKKKAAAKKAPAKKAATDKPAAKKAAPKKDAAPKKAAPAVPPAAKKAAPAKPAPARAAKPTPEKATAAAEGEGKTKTQYRSVGPGGFVRQGPSDQQAPIPPAPPRRLIPEKPSAEVADKTSLLDLNDRVCRWPMGHPGEPDFHFCGQKANPGFPYCVEHCGVAYQAQLPRRDRKPPPPLPFGGPRVR from the coding sequence TTGAGCTGGACTGACGAGCGGATCGATCGCCTCAAGGCAATGTGGGCCGAAGGAAAGACCGCCAGCCAGATCGCCGAGGATCTCGGCGGGGTGAGCCGCAACGCGGTGATCGGCAAGGCGCATCGCCTCGGCCTCGAATCGCGCCCCTCCCCCGTGAAATCGGGCGAGAAGAAAAAGGCCGCGGCCAAGAAGGCGCCGGCCAAGAAGGCGGCCACCGACAAGCCCGCGGCGAAGAAGGCCGCGCCCAAGAAGGACGCCGCCCCCAAGAAAGCCGCGCCCGCTGTCCCGCCGGCGGCCAAGAAAGCCGCGCCGGCCAAGCCCGCGCCCGCCCGCGCCGCCAAGCCGACGCCGGAGAAGGCGACCGCCGCTGCCGAGGGCGAAGGCAAGACCAAGACCCAATATCGTTCGGTCGGCCCCGGCGGCTTCGTGCGCCAGGGCCCGTCCGACCAGCAGGCGCCCATCCCGCCCGCGCCGCCGCGTCGCCTCATTCCCGAGAAGCCCTCGGCCGAGGTCGCGGACAAGACCTCGCTGCTCGACTTGAACGACCGCGTCTGCCGCTGGCCGATGGGTCACCCGGGCGAGCCGGACTTCCACTTCTGCGGGCAGAAGGCCAACCCCGGCTTTCCCTATTGCGTCGAGCATTGCGGGGTCGCCTACCAGGCGCAGCTCCCGCGCCGCGACCGCAAGCCCCCGCCCCCGCTGCCCTTTGGCGGCCCGCGGGTCCGCTAA
- a CDS encoding polysaccharide lyase 6 family protein codes for MISFRRDRPVLVFLLLIATLLLAATSAQARDRLVRTAAEYDRAISAARPGDEVILADGRWHDFRMVVRGEGAQGRPITVRAQTPGGVKLTGRSDLRMAGRYLHVSGLHFTNGYAPGKEVIAFRIGRAVANDSRLTDVAITDYSKPRAQGDDKWVVLYGRGNRVDHSHFAGKTNLGATLAVRIDDPRGRDNRHRIDHNYFGPRPPLARNGGETIRIGTSAQAEHRSRTLVERNIFDRTDGDAEIISVKSGANMLRDNLFLRAAGTLSLRHGDDNRVEGNVFLGHGKVNTGGIRIINERQVVRDNYMEGLAGTGLRSALSVMNGIPGSLPHQYEPVDRALIERNSIINSRQVALGAGADARRTAPPRNSVMRGNLLHGDDDLVRRDSDTSGIAMQDNRQGNAPLARATNGLLYPVDSSAGAPRDLAPPALAEVGTRWLPKR; via the coding sequence ATGATCAGCTTTCGCCGCGACCGCCCGGTCCTCGTCTTCCTCCTGCTCATCGCCACGCTCCTCCTCGCGGCCACCTCCGCACAGGCGCGCGACCGGCTCGTGCGCACCGCCGCCGAATATGACCGCGCCATCAGCGCGGCCCGCCCCGGCGACGAGGTGATCCTCGCCGACGGACGCTGGCACGACTTCCGCATGGTGGTGCGCGGCGAGGGCGCGCAGGGCCGCCCCATTACCGTGCGCGCGCAGACCCCGGGCGGGGTCAAGCTCACCGGTCGGTCGGACCTGCGCATGGCGGGGCGCTATCTCCATGTCAGCGGCCTGCATTTCACCAACGGCTACGCGCCCGGCAAGGAAGTCATCGCCTTCCGCATCGGCCGCGCGGTCGCCAATGACAGCCGCCTCACCGACGTCGCCATCACCGATTACAGCAAACCGCGTGCGCAGGGCGACGACAAATGGGTCGTGCTCTACGGGCGCGGCAACCGCGTCGACCACAGCCACTTTGCGGGCAAGACCAACCTTGGCGCCACGCTCGCGGTCCGCATCGACGATCCGCGCGGGCGCGACAACCGCCACCGCATCGACCATAATTATTTCGGCCCCCGCCCCCCGCTGGCACGCAATGGCGGCGAGACCATCCGCATCGGCACCAGCGCGCAGGCCGAACATCGCAGCCGCACACTCGTCGAGCGCAACATCTTCGACCGCACCGACGGCGATGCCGAGATCATCTCGGTCAAATCGGGCGCCAACATGCTGCGCGACAACCTCTTCCTGCGCGCCGCGGGCACGCTGAGCCTGCGCCATGGTGACGACAACCGCGTCGAGGGCAACGTCTTCCTCGGCCACGGCAAGGTCAATACCGGCGGCATCCGCATCATCAACGAGCGGCAGGTCGTGCGCGACAATTACATGGAAGGCCTCGCCGGCACCGGCCTTCGCAGCGCCTTGTCGGTGATGAACGGCATCCCCGGCTCGCTGCCCCACCAATATGAGCCGGTCGACCGCGCGCTGATCGAGCGCAACAGCATCATCAACAGCCGCCAGGTCGCGCTGGGCGCCGGCGCCGATGCACGCCGCACCGCGCCCCCGCGCAACAGCGTCATGCGCGGCAACCTCCTCCACGGCGACGACGACCTCGTGCGCCGCGACAGCGACACGAGCGGCATCGCGATGCAAGACAATCGGCAGGGTAACGCCCCGCTCGCCCGCGCCACCAACGGCCTCCTTTATCCGGTCGACAGCAGTGCCGGCGCCCCGCGCGACCTCGCGCCGCCCGCGCTGGCCGAGGTCGGCACGCGCTGGCTGCCCAAGCGCTAG
- the parE gene encoding DNA topoisomerase IV subunit B, with amino-acid sequence MSELFDSAAPEPTADYDASSIEVLEGLEPVRRRPGMYIGGTDARALHHLAAEVLDNSMDEAVAGHASRIEIELDEGNRLSVSDNGRGIPIDPHPKFKDKSALEVILTTLHSGGKFEGKAYATSGGLHGVGVSVVNALSTETVVEVARDKKLYRQAFAKGHATSKLEEVGAAPNRRGTKVTFTPDPEIFGADAKFNPKRLHDLARSKAYLYGGVEIRWKCAAKLASDDVPESAVFKFDNGLADHLGEMLGERGTITSPPFAGSQDFPDGQGRCEWAIAWPVWTDGYQRYYCNTIPTPDGGTHEAGLRAALTKGLRAFGELVGEKKASKITADDVFGGIECLLSVFIRDPHFQSQTKDRLTSLEAARFVENAVRDHFDHYLADNMDRGRALLGAVLEKMDERLKRRAEREVKRKTATSAKKLRLPGKLTDCANSGSEEGETELFIVEGDSAGGSAKQARNRKTQAILPIRGKILNVASATREKIRANQEIADLSLALGAGMGKDYDDDALRYDKIIIMTDADVDGAHIATLLMTFFFQEMPELVKRGRLYLAQPPLYRLTAGSKSLYARDDAHRAELEAEHFKGKKVEVARFKGLGEMNPGQLKETTMDPSSRSLIRITLPQDYQDQQPARDVVERLMGKKPEHRFAFIQSEAPSLDEGAIDV; translated from the coding sequence ATGTCCGAACTGTTCGATTCCGCCGCGCCCGAGCCCACCGCCGATTATGACGCCTCCTCGATCGAGGTCCTCGAGGGCCTCGAGCCGGTGCGTCGCCGACCCGGCATGTATATCGGCGGCACCGACGCACGCGCGCTCCACCATCTCGCCGCCGAAGTCCTCGACAACTCGATGGACGAGGCGGTCGCGGGCCATGCCAGCCGGATCGAGATCGAACTGGACGAGGGCAACCGCCTGTCGGTGAGCGACAATGGCCGCGGCATCCCGATCGATCCGCACCCCAAGTTCAAGGACAAGTCGGCGCTCGAGGTGATCCTCACCACCCTCCACTCGGGCGGCAAGTTCGAGGGCAAGGCCTATGCGACCTCCGGCGGCCTCCACGGGGTCGGCGTCAGCGTCGTCAACGCGCTCTCGACCGAGACGGTGGTCGAGGTCGCCCGCGACAAGAAGCTCTACCGCCAGGCCTTCGCCAAGGGCCATGCCACCTCGAAGCTCGAGGAAGTGGGTGCCGCGCCCAACCGCCGCGGCACCAAGGTGACCTTCACCCCCGATCCCGAGATCTTCGGCGCGGACGCGAAGTTCAATCCCAAGCGGCTCCACGACCTCGCCCGCTCGAAGGCCTATCTCTACGGCGGTGTCGAGATCCGCTGGAAATGCGCGGCCAAGCTCGCCTCCGATGACGTGCCCGAAAGCGCGGTCTTCAAGTTCGACAACGGCCTTGCCGACCATCTCGGCGAAATGCTCGGCGAGCGCGGCACCATCACGAGCCCGCCCTTTGCGGGCAGCCAGGACTTCCCCGACGGGCAGGGCCGCTGCGAATGGGCCATCGCCTGGCCCGTGTGGACCGACGGCTACCAGCGCTACTACTGCAACACGATCCCGACGCCCGACGGCGGCACCCACGAGGCGGGCCTTCGCGCCGCGCTGACCAAGGGGCTGCGCGCCTTCGGCGAACTCGTCGGCGAGAAGAAGGCCTCCAAGATCACCGCCGACGACGTGTTCGGCGGCATCGAGTGCCTGCTCTCGGTGTTCATCCGCGATCCGCATTTCCAGAGCCAGACCAAGGACCGCCTCACCAGCCTCGAGGCCGCGCGCTTCGTCGAGAATGCCGTGCGCGACCATTTCGACCATTATCTCGCCGACAATATGGACCGCGGCCGCGCGCTCTTGGGCGCTGTCCTCGAGAAGATGGACGAGCGGTTGAAGCGCCGCGCCGAACGCGAGGTCAAGCGCAAGACCGCGACCAGCGCCAAGAAGCTTCGCCTGCCGGGCAAGCTCACCGACTGCGCCAATTCGGGCAGCGAGGAAGGCGAGACCGAGCTCTTCATCGTCGAGGGCGATTCGGCGGGCGGCAGCGCCAAGCAGGCGCGCAACCGCAAGACGCAGGCCATCCTCCCCATCCGCGGCAAGATCCTCAACGTCGCCTCGGCCACGCGCGAAAAAATCCGCGCCAACCAGGAAATCGCCGACCTGTCGCTCGCGCTCGGAGCGGGCATGGGCAAGGACTATGACGATGATGCGCTTCGCTACGACAAGATCATCATCATGACCGACGCCGACGTCGACGGCGCGCATATCGCCACGCTGCTCATGACCTTCTTCTTCCAGGAGATGCCCGAGCTGGTGAAGCGCGGGCGCCTCTACCTCGCCCAGCCCCCCCTCTACCGCCTCACCGCGGGCTCCAAATCGCTCTACGCCCGCGATGACGCGCATCGCGCCGAGCTCGAGGCCGAGCATTTCAAGGGCAAGAAGGTCGAGGTCGCGCGCTTCAAGGGCCTTGGCGAGATGAACCCCGGGCAGCTCAAGGAAACCACGATGGATCCGTCGAGCCGCAGCCTCATCCGCATCACCCTGCCGCAGGACTATCAGGACCAGCAGCCCGCGCGCGATGTCGTCGAGCGCCTCATGGGCAAGAAGCCCGAGCATCGCTTCGCCTTCATCCAGTCCGAAGCGCCGAGCCTCGATGAAGGCGCGATCGACGTCTAG